Proteins from one Sander lucioperca isolate FBNREF2018 chromosome 16, SLUC_FBN_1.2, whole genome shotgun sequence genomic window:
- the psmb4 gene encoding proteasome subunit beta type-4 isoform X2 codes for MVTGTSVLGVKFTGGVIIAADMLGSYGSLARFRNISRLMKVNGSTILGASGDYADYQHLKQIIEQMVIDEELLGDGHSYSPKAVHSWLTRVMYNRRSKMNPLWNTVVIGGFYNGESFLGYVDKLGVAYEAPTVATGFGAYLAQPLMREVVENKAEITKQEARELVERCLKVLYYRDARSYNRHEIAIVTEEGVEIIGPLSSETNWDIAHMVSGFE; via the exons ATGGTAACCGGGACGTCCGTGCTCGGCGTGAAGTTCACTGGCGGCGTCATCATCGCGGCGGACATGTTGGGCTCGTACGGCTCTCTGGCTCGCTTCAGGAACATCTCCCGCCTCATGAAG GTCAACGGCAGCACCATCCTGGGAGCCTCCGGAGACTACGCCGACTACCAGCATCTCAAGCAGATCATCGAGCAGATGGT CATCGACGAGGAGCTGCTGGGGGACGGACACAGCTACAGCCCCAAGGCGGTGCACTCGTGGCTGACCCGCGTCATGTACAACCGTCGCAGCAAGATGAATCCCCTCTGGAACACGGTGGTGATCGGGGGCTTCTACAACGGAGAGAG TTTCCTAGGTTACGTGGACAAGTTGGGCGTGGCCTATGAGGCGCCCACTGTGGCCACGGGCTTCGGAGCGTACCTGGCTCAG CCCCTGATGAGGGAGGTGGTGGAGAACAAGGCAGAGATCACTAAGCAGGAGGCGCGGGAGCTGGTGGAGCGCTGCCTCAAAGTGCTCTACTACAGAGACGCTCGCTCATACAACAGG CACGAGATCGCCATAGTAACAGAAGAGGGCGTGGAGATCATTGGTCCTCTGTCTTCTGAAACCAACTGGGACATCGCTCACATGGTCAG
- the LOC116064691 gene encoding saxitoxin and tetrodotoxin-binding protein 1-like, giving the protein MSVVKRAVLLMLLLAAIGSFATAGPEDCHGLNVTLQTKDIHKVSLILLLQLGLKGGTHTHTHTHILCLNRLNDDNKTVTVTERSMYTDQSCVTYFINMTMPTDPLDSTMTTSPGAMEKDGLLEVYNETGTVTFFETCPDCLSMVFKDSEGRFLLNYRREGDHRDVEKLKADHSDHHKLAACLGLPANANPFNYDGAADFCHKKSSPEVEPEAS; this is encoded by the exons ATGAGTGTTGTGAAGAGAGCCGtgctgctgatgctgctgctAGCGGCGATCGGCAGCTTCGCCACGGCGGGCCCCGAAGACTGCCACGGTCTGAACGTAACGCTGCAAACAAAAGACATACACAAGGTGAGTCTGATTCTGCTCCTACAATTAGGGCTAAAgggtggtacacacacacacacacacacacac ATACTCTGTCTGAACAGACTCAACGATGACAACAAGACGGTTACGGTCACAGAGAGGAGCATGTACAC AGACCAGTCATGTGTCACCTACTTCATCAACATGACGATGCCCACTGACCCGCTGGACAGCACCATGACCACCTCTCCTGGTG ccATGGAGAAGGACGGACTTCTTGAGGTGTACAACGAGACAGGGACTGTGACTTTCTTTGAGACCTGCCCCGACTGTCTGTCGATGGTCTTCAAGGACAGCGAGGGACGATTCCTGCTCAACTACA ggagggagggggatcACCGTGATGTTGAGAAGTTGAAAGCAGACCACAGCGATCACCACAAACTGGCCGCCTGTCTGGGATTGCCCGCCAACGCCAACCCATTCAACTACGACGGAGCTGCAG ATTTCTGTCATAAGAAATCATCCCCAGAGGTGGAGCCAGAAGCGTCCTGA
- the psmb4 gene encoding proteasome subunit beta type-4 isoform X1, which translates to MESTGLKMSFWENGPKPGQFYSFPGGSSSGTSCGPVRHTLNPMVTGTSVLGVKFTGGVIIAADMLGSYGSLARFRNISRLMKVNGSTILGASGDYADYQHLKQIIEQMVIDEELLGDGHSYSPKAVHSWLTRVMYNRRSKMNPLWNTVVIGGFYNGESFLGYVDKLGVAYEAPTVATGFGAYLAQPLMREVVENKAEITKQEARELVERCLKVLYYRDARSYNRHEIAIVTEEGVEIIGPLSSETNWDIAHMVSGFE; encoded by the exons ATGGAGTCGACAGGTTTGAAGATGAGTTTCTGGGAGAACGGACCAAAGCCCGGCCAGTTTTACTCTTTCCccggcggcagcagcagcgggACATCATGCggaccggtcagacacacact TAACCCCATGGTAACCGGGACGTCCGTGCTCGGCGTGAAGTTCACTGGCGGCGTCATCATCGCGGCGGACATGTTGGGCTCGTACGGCTCTCTGGCTCGCTTCAGGAACATCTCCCGCCTCATGAAG GTCAACGGCAGCACCATCCTGGGAGCCTCCGGAGACTACGCCGACTACCAGCATCTCAAGCAGATCATCGAGCAGATGGT CATCGACGAGGAGCTGCTGGGGGACGGACACAGCTACAGCCCCAAGGCGGTGCACTCGTGGCTGACCCGCGTCATGTACAACCGTCGCAGCAAGATGAATCCCCTCTGGAACACGGTGGTGATCGGGGGCTTCTACAACGGAGAGAG TTTCCTAGGTTACGTGGACAAGTTGGGCGTGGCCTATGAGGCGCCCACTGTGGCCACGGGCTTCGGAGCGTACCTGGCTCAG CCCCTGATGAGGGAGGTGGTGGAGAACAAGGCAGAGATCACTAAGCAGGAGGCGCGGGAGCTGGTGGAGCGCTGCCTCAAAGTGCTCTACTACAGAGACGCTCGCTCATACAACAGG CACGAGATCGCCATAGTAACAGAAGAGGGCGTGGAGATCATTGGTCCTCTGTCTTCTGAAACCAACTGGGACATCGCTCACATGGTCAG